A genomic window from Phocoena sinus isolate mPhoSin1 chromosome 20, mPhoSin1.pri, whole genome shotgun sequence includes:
- the RNF112 gene encoding RING finger protein 112 isoform X3 → MPRSALSVISFCHRLGKQERKQSFMGNSSNSWSHAPFPKLDLGLGARPVAPREPPACSICLERPREPISLDCGHDFCPRCFSTHRVPGCGPPCCPECRKTCKQKGLRGLGERMKLLPRRPLPTALQEPCAVRAQPLLLVRVNASGGLILRMGAVNRCLKHPLARDTPVCLLAVLGERHSGKTFLLNHLLQGLPGLVREPGEGGWPREGCSGQGFRWGANSLTRGLWMWSHPFLLGKEGRKVAVFLVDTGDAMSPELSRETRTRLCALTSMLSSYQILTAFQELKDTDLEYLEMFVHVAEVMGRHYGMVPIQHLDLLVRDSSHPSKAGQGHVGDMIKKSSGKYPKVQGLLQGRRARCCLLPAPRRRWASKGHGSSGDTDDDAGHLRAYVADVLSAAPLHAKSRCQGYWSEGRPAARGDRRLLTGQQLAQEIKNLSGWMGRTGPGCASPDEVWGYGEDAGGRRAGLPEMERGTRQRPAGERREAAGFCRGQMAAQLHDLRTVEAAKKEFEEYLRQQDVATKRIFSALRVLPDTMRNLLSTQKDALLARHGAALLCAGREQTLEALEAELQAEAKAFMDSYTVRFCGHLAAVGGAVGAGLMGLAGGVVGAGMAAAALAAEAGMVAAGAAVGATGAAVVGGGVGAGLVATVGCMEREEDERVQEGDRAPLLQEE, encoded by the exons ATGCCGAGGTCTGCCTTGTCAGTCATTTCCTTTTGTCACCGGCTTGGCAAACAG gagagaaaacagagctTCATGGGCAACAGCAGCAACAGTTG GTCCCACGCACCATTCCCCAAGTTggacctggggctgggggcccgACCTGTGGCGCCCCGGGAGCCGCCCGCCTGCTCCATCTGCCTGGAGAGGCCGCGCGAGCCCATCTCTCTGGACTGCGGCCACGACTTCTGCCCGCGCTGCTTCAGCACCCACCGTGTCCCCGGCTGCGGGCCACCCTGCTGCCCCGAGTGCCGTAAGACCTGCAAGCAGAAGGGCCTCCGGGGCCTGGGGGAGAGGATGAAGCTCCTGCCGCGGAGGCCGCTGCCCACCGCGCTGCAG GAGCCCTGCGCGGTGAGGGCCCAGCCGCTGCTGCTGGTGCGTGTCAACGCCTCCGGGGGCCTCATCCTGAGGATGGGGGCCGTCAACCGCTGCCTGAAGCACCCGCTGGCCAGGGACACCCCCGTCTGCCTCCTTGCCGTCCTGGGAGAGCGGCACTCAGGGAAGACCTTCCTGCTGAACCACCTGCTTCAGGGCCTGCCCGGCCTGGTGAGG GAGCCCGGCGAGGGCGGCTGGCCGAGGGAAGGGTGCTCCGGGCAGGGCTTCCGGTGGGGAGCCAACAGCCTCACCAGGGGCCTCTGGATGTGGAGCCATCCCTTcctgctggggaaggaggggaggaag GTGGCCGTGTTCCTGGTGGACACGGGGGACGCCATGAGCCCTGAACTGAGCAGGGAAACGAGGACCCGGCTCTGCGCCCTCACCTCCATGCTGAGCTCCTACCAG ATCCTCACGGCCTTCCAGGAGCTGAAGGATACAGACCTGGAATATCTGGAG ATGTTTGTCCACGTGGCCGAGGTGATGGGCAGGCATTATGGGATGGTGCCAATCCAG CACCTGGATCTCTTAGTTCGTGACTCATCCCACCCCAGCAAGGCGGGGCAGGGGCATGTAGGCGACATGatcaag AAGTCGTCCGGCAAGTACCCCAAGGTTCAGGGGCTGCTTCAAGGAAGGCGAGCCCGCTGCTGCCTCCTGCCAGCTCCCAGGAGGCGGTGGGCGAGCAAAGGCCACGGAAGCTCGGGAG ACACAGATGATGATGCTGGCCACCTCCGCGCCTACGTGGCCGATGTGCTGAGCGCGGCCCCCCTGCATGCCAAGAGCCGCTGCCAGGGCTACTGGAGCGAGGGGCGCCCCGCGGCCCGGGGGGACAGACGCCTGCTCACGGGGCAGCAGCTGGCTCAGGAAATCAAG AACCTCTCGGGCTGGATGGGCAGGACGGGGCCTGGGTGCGCCTCTCCGGATGAGGTATGGGGCTACGGGGAGGACGCGGGTGGGAGACGAGCCGGGCTCCCCGAGATGGAGCGGGGGACCCGGCAGCGCCCAgcgggggaaaggagggaggcagCCGGGTTTTGCCGTGGACAGATGGCTGCCCAGCTGCACGACCTTCGGACGGTGGAAGCTGCCAAGAAGGAGTTTGAGGAGTACTTGCGGCAGCAG GACGTGGCCACCAAGCGCATATTCTCTGCGCTCCGGGTGCTGCCGGACACCATGCGGAACCTCCTGTCGACCCAGAAGGACGCGCTCCTGGCTCGGCACGGGGCGGCCTTGCTATGCGCGGGGAGGGAGCAGACCTTAGAGGCCCTGGAGGCCgagctgcaggccgaggccaagGCCTTCATGGACTCCTACACCGTGCGCTTCTGTGGCCACCTGGCCGCTGTGGGCGGTGCCGTGGGCGCAGGGCTCATGGGCCTGGCGGGGGGCGTGGTGGGTGCCGGCATGGCCGCCGCGGCGCTGGCCGCAGAAGCTGGGATGGTGGCCGCAGGAGCTGCAGTGGGGGCCACGGGGGCAGCCGTGGTCGGGGGAGGCGTGGGTGCCGGGTTGGTGGCCACGGTGGGCTGCATGGAGAGGGAGGAGGACGAGAGAGTGCAGGAGGGGGACCGGGCGCCCCTGCTGCAGGAGGAGTGA
- the RNF112 gene encoding RING finger protein 112 isoform X8, giving the protein MPRSALSVISFCHRLGKQERKQSFMGNSSNSWSHAPFPKLDLGLGARPVAPREPPACSICLERPREPISLDCGHDFCPRCFSTHRVPGCGPPCCPECRKTCKQKGLRGLGERMKLLPRRPLPTALQEPCAVRAQPLLLVRVNASGGLILRMGAVNRCLKHPLARDTPVCLLAVLGERHSGKTFLLNHLLQGLPGLVAVFLVDTGDAMSPELSRETRTRLCALTSMLSSYQILTAFQELKDTDLEYLEMFVHVAEVMGRHYGMVPIQHLDLLVRDSSHPSKAGQGHVGDMIKKSSGKYPKVQGLLQGRRARCCLLPAPRRRWASKGHGSSGDTDDDAGHLRAYVADVLSAAPLHAKSRCQGYWSEGRPAARGDRRLLTGQQLAQEIKNLSGWMGRTGPGCASPDEVWGYGEDAGGRRAGLPEMERGTRQRPAGERREAAGFCRGQMAAQLHDLRTVEAAKKEFEEYLRQQDVATKRIFSALRVLPDTMRNLLSTQKDALLARHGAALLCAGREQTLEALEAELQAEAKAFMDSYTVRFCGHLAAVGGAVGAGLMGLAGGVVGAGMAAAALAAEAGMVAAGAAVGATGAAVVGGGVGAGLVATVGCMEREEDERVQEGDRAPLLQEE; this is encoded by the exons ATGCCGAGGTCTGCCTTGTCAGTCATTTCCTTTTGTCACCGGCTTGGCAAACAG gagagaaaacagagctTCATGGGCAACAGCAGCAACAGTTG GTCCCACGCACCATTCCCCAAGTTggacctggggctgggggcccgACCTGTGGCGCCCCGGGAGCCGCCCGCCTGCTCCATCTGCCTGGAGAGGCCGCGCGAGCCCATCTCTCTGGACTGCGGCCACGACTTCTGCCCGCGCTGCTTCAGCACCCACCGTGTCCCCGGCTGCGGGCCACCCTGCTGCCCCGAGTGCCGTAAGACCTGCAAGCAGAAGGGCCTCCGGGGCCTGGGGGAGAGGATGAAGCTCCTGCCGCGGAGGCCGCTGCCCACCGCGCTGCAG GAGCCCTGCGCGGTGAGGGCCCAGCCGCTGCTGCTGGTGCGTGTCAACGCCTCCGGGGGCCTCATCCTGAGGATGGGGGCCGTCAACCGCTGCCTGAAGCACCCGCTGGCCAGGGACACCCCCGTCTGCCTCCTTGCCGTCCTGGGAGAGCGGCACTCAGGGAAGACCTTCCTGCTGAACCACCTGCTTCAGGGCCTGCCCGGCCTG GTGGCCGTGTTCCTGGTGGACACGGGGGACGCCATGAGCCCTGAACTGAGCAGGGAAACGAGGACCCGGCTCTGCGCCCTCACCTCCATGCTGAGCTCCTACCAG ATCCTCACGGCCTTCCAGGAGCTGAAGGATACAGACCTGGAATATCTGGAG ATGTTTGTCCACGTGGCCGAGGTGATGGGCAGGCATTATGGGATGGTGCCAATCCAG CACCTGGATCTCTTAGTTCGTGACTCATCCCACCCCAGCAAGGCGGGGCAGGGGCATGTAGGCGACATGatcaag AAGTCGTCCGGCAAGTACCCCAAGGTTCAGGGGCTGCTTCAAGGAAGGCGAGCCCGCTGCTGCCTCCTGCCAGCTCCCAGGAGGCGGTGGGCGAGCAAAGGCCACGGAAGCTCGGGAG ACACAGATGATGATGCTGGCCACCTCCGCGCCTACGTGGCCGATGTGCTGAGCGCGGCCCCCCTGCATGCCAAGAGCCGCTGCCAGGGCTACTGGAGCGAGGGGCGCCCCGCGGCCCGGGGGGACAGACGCCTGCTCACGGGGCAGCAGCTGGCTCAGGAAATCAAG AACCTCTCGGGCTGGATGGGCAGGACGGGGCCTGGGTGCGCCTCTCCGGATGAGGTATGGGGCTACGGGGAGGACGCGGGTGGGAGACGAGCCGGGCTCCCCGAGATGGAGCGGGGGACCCGGCAGCGCCCAgcgggggaaaggagggaggcagCCGGGTTTTGCCGTGGACAGATGGCTGCCCAGCTGCACGACCTTCGGACGGTGGAAGCTGCCAAGAAGGAGTTTGAGGAGTACTTGCGGCAGCAG GACGTGGCCACCAAGCGCATATTCTCTGCGCTCCGGGTGCTGCCGGACACCATGCGGAACCTCCTGTCGACCCAGAAGGACGCGCTCCTGGCTCGGCACGGGGCGGCCTTGCTATGCGCGGGGAGGGAGCAGACCTTAGAGGCCCTGGAGGCCgagctgcaggccgaggccaagGCCTTCATGGACTCCTACACCGTGCGCTTCTGTGGCCACCTGGCCGCTGTGGGCGGTGCCGTGGGCGCAGGGCTCATGGGCCTGGCGGGGGGCGTGGTGGGTGCCGGCATGGCCGCCGCGGCGCTGGCCGCAGAAGCTGGGATGGTGGCCGCAGGAGCTGCAGTGGGGGCCACGGGGGCAGCCGTGGTCGGGGGAGGCGTGGGTGCCGGGTTGGTGGCCACGGTGGGCTGCATGGAGAGGGAGGAGGACGAGAGAGTGCAGGAGGGGGACCGGGCGCCCCTGCTGCAGGAGGAGTGA
- the RNF112 gene encoding RING finger protein 112 isoform X7: MPRSALSVISFCHRLGKQERKQSFMGNSSNSWSHAPFPKLDLGLGARPVAPREPPACSICLERPREPISLDCGHDFCPRCFSTHRVPGCGPPCCPECRKTCKQKGLRGLGERMKLLPRRPLPTALQEPCAVRAQPLLLVRVNASGGLILRMGAVNRCLKHPLARDTPVCLLAVLGERHSGKTFLLNHLLQGLPGLEPGEGGWPREGCSGQGFRWGANSLTRGLWMWSHPFLLGKEGRKVAVFLVDTGDAMSPELSRETRTRLCALTSMLSSYQILTAFQELKDTDLEYLEMFVHVAEVMGRHYGMVPIQHLDLLVRDSSHPSKAGQGHVGDMIKKSSGKYPKVQGLLQGRRARCCLLPAPRRRWASKGHGSSGDTDDDAGHLRAYVADVLSAAPLHAKSRCQGYWSEGRPAARGDRRLLTGQQLAQEIKNLSGWMGRTGPGCASPDEMAAQLHDLRTVEAAKKEFEEYLRQQDVATKRIFSALRVLPDTMRNLLSTQKDALLARHGAALLCAGREQTLEALEAELQAEAKAFMDSYTVRFCGHLAAVGGAVGAGLMGLAGGVVGAGMAAAALAAEAGMVAAGAAVGATGAAVVGGGVGAGLVATVGCMEREEDERVQEGDRAPLLQEE, translated from the exons ATGCCGAGGTCTGCCTTGTCAGTCATTTCCTTTTGTCACCGGCTTGGCAAACAG gagagaaaacagagctTCATGGGCAACAGCAGCAACAGTTG GTCCCACGCACCATTCCCCAAGTTggacctggggctgggggcccgACCTGTGGCGCCCCGGGAGCCGCCCGCCTGCTCCATCTGCCTGGAGAGGCCGCGCGAGCCCATCTCTCTGGACTGCGGCCACGACTTCTGCCCGCGCTGCTTCAGCACCCACCGTGTCCCCGGCTGCGGGCCACCCTGCTGCCCCGAGTGCCGTAAGACCTGCAAGCAGAAGGGCCTCCGGGGCCTGGGGGAGAGGATGAAGCTCCTGCCGCGGAGGCCGCTGCCCACCGCGCTGCAG GAGCCCTGCGCGGTGAGGGCCCAGCCGCTGCTGCTGGTGCGTGTCAACGCCTCCGGGGGCCTCATCCTGAGGATGGGGGCCGTCAACCGCTGCCTGAAGCACCCGCTGGCCAGGGACACCCCCGTCTGCCTCCTTGCCGTCCTGGGAGAGCGGCACTCAGGGAAGACCTTCCTGCTGAACCACCTGCTTCAGGGCCTGCCCGGCCTG GAGCCCGGCGAGGGCGGCTGGCCGAGGGAAGGGTGCTCCGGGCAGGGCTTCCGGTGGGGAGCCAACAGCCTCACCAGGGGCCTCTGGATGTGGAGCCATCCCTTcctgctggggaaggaggggaggaag GTGGCCGTGTTCCTGGTGGACACGGGGGACGCCATGAGCCCTGAACTGAGCAGGGAAACGAGGACCCGGCTCTGCGCCCTCACCTCCATGCTGAGCTCCTACCAG ATCCTCACGGCCTTCCAGGAGCTGAAGGATACAGACCTGGAATATCTGGAG ATGTTTGTCCACGTGGCCGAGGTGATGGGCAGGCATTATGGGATGGTGCCAATCCAG CACCTGGATCTCTTAGTTCGTGACTCATCCCACCCCAGCAAGGCGGGGCAGGGGCATGTAGGCGACATGatcaag AAGTCGTCCGGCAAGTACCCCAAGGTTCAGGGGCTGCTTCAAGGAAGGCGAGCCCGCTGCTGCCTCCTGCCAGCTCCCAGGAGGCGGTGGGCGAGCAAAGGCCACGGAAGCTCGGGAG ACACAGATGATGATGCTGGCCACCTCCGCGCCTACGTGGCCGATGTGCTGAGCGCGGCCCCCCTGCATGCCAAGAGCCGCTGCCAGGGCTACTGGAGCGAGGGGCGCCCCGCGGCCCGGGGGGACAGACGCCTGCTCACGGGGCAGCAGCTGGCTCAGGAAATCAAG AACCTCTCGGGCTGGATGGGCAGGACGGGGCCTGGGTGCGCCTCTCCGGATGAG ATGGCTGCCCAGCTGCACGACCTTCGGACGGTGGAAGCTGCCAAGAAGGAGTTTGAGGAGTACTTGCGGCAGCAG GACGTGGCCACCAAGCGCATATTCTCTGCGCTCCGGGTGCTGCCGGACACCATGCGGAACCTCCTGTCGACCCAGAAGGACGCGCTCCTGGCTCGGCACGGGGCGGCCTTGCTATGCGCGGGGAGGGAGCAGACCTTAGAGGCCCTGGAGGCCgagctgcaggccgaggccaagGCCTTCATGGACTCCTACACCGTGCGCTTCTGTGGCCACCTGGCCGCTGTGGGCGGTGCCGTGGGCGCAGGGCTCATGGGCCTGGCGGGGGGCGTGGTGGGTGCCGGCATGGCCGCCGCGGCGCTGGCCGCAGAAGCTGGGATGGTGGCCGCAGGAGCTGCAGTGGGGGCCACGGGGGCAGCCGTGGTCGGGGGAGGCGTGGGTGCCGGGTTGGTGGCCACGGTGGGCTGCATGGAGAGGGAGGAGGACGAGAGAGTGCAGGAGGGGGACCGGGCGCCCCTGCTGCAGGAGGAGTGA
- the RNF112 gene encoding RING finger protein 112 isoform X1 — MPRSALSVISFCHRLGKQERKQSFMGNSSNSWSHAPFPKLDLGLGARPVAPREPPACSICLERPREPISLDCGHDFCPRCFSTHRVPGCGPPCCPECRKTCKQKGLRGLGERMKLLPRRPLPTALQEPCAVRAQPLLLVRVNASGGLILRMGAVNRCLKHPLARDTPVCLLAVLGERHSGKTFLLNHLLQGLPGLVREPGEGGWPREGCSGQGFRWGANSLTRGLWMWSHPFLLGKEGRKVRGEVAEESRPAHGEGNRVAVFLVDTGDAMSPELSRETRTRLCALTSMLSSYQILTAFQELKDTDLEYLEMFVHVAEVMGRHYGMVPIQHLDLLVRDSSHPSKAGQGHVGDMIKKSSGKYPKVQGLLQGRRARCCLLPAPRRRWASKGHGSSGDTDDDAGHLRAYVADVLSAAPLHAKSRCQGYWSEGRPAARGDRRLLTGQQLAQEIKNLSGWMGRTGPGCASPDEVWGYGEDAGGRRAGLPEMERGTRQRPAGERREAAGFCRGQMAAQLHDLRTVEAAKKEFEEYLRQQDVATKRIFSALRVLPDTMRNLLSTQKDALLARHGAALLCAGREQTLEALEAELQAEAKAFMDSYTVRFCGHLAAVGGAVGAGLMGLAGGVVGAGMAAAALAAEAGMVAAGAAVGATGAAVVGGGVGAGLVATVGCMEREEDERVQEGDRAPLLQEE, encoded by the exons ATGCCGAGGTCTGCCTTGTCAGTCATTTCCTTTTGTCACCGGCTTGGCAAACAG gagagaaaacagagctTCATGGGCAACAGCAGCAACAGTTG GTCCCACGCACCATTCCCCAAGTTggacctggggctgggggcccgACCTGTGGCGCCCCGGGAGCCGCCCGCCTGCTCCATCTGCCTGGAGAGGCCGCGCGAGCCCATCTCTCTGGACTGCGGCCACGACTTCTGCCCGCGCTGCTTCAGCACCCACCGTGTCCCCGGCTGCGGGCCACCCTGCTGCCCCGAGTGCCGTAAGACCTGCAAGCAGAAGGGCCTCCGGGGCCTGGGGGAGAGGATGAAGCTCCTGCCGCGGAGGCCGCTGCCCACCGCGCTGCAG GAGCCCTGCGCGGTGAGGGCCCAGCCGCTGCTGCTGGTGCGTGTCAACGCCTCCGGGGGCCTCATCCTGAGGATGGGGGCCGTCAACCGCTGCCTGAAGCACCCGCTGGCCAGGGACACCCCCGTCTGCCTCCTTGCCGTCCTGGGAGAGCGGCACTCAGGGAAGACCTTCCTGCTGAACCACCTGCTTCAGGGCCTGCCCGGCCTGGTGAGG GAGCCCGGCGAGGGCGGCTGGCCGAGGGAAGGGTGCTCCGGGCAGGGCTTCCGGTGGGGAGCCAACAGCCTCACCAGGGGCCTCTGGATGTGGAGCCATCCCTTcctgctggggaaggaggggaggaaggtgaggggGGAAGTGGCAGAGGAGTCCAGACCGGCTCACGGAGAAGGGAATCGG GTGGCCGTGTTCCTGGTGGACACGGGGGACGCCATGAGCCCTGAACTGAGCAGGGAAACGAGGACCCGGCTCTGCGCCCTCACCTCCATGCTGAGCTCCTACCAG ATCCTCACGGCCTTCCAGGAGCTGAAGGATACAGACCTGGAATATCTGGAG ATGTTTGTCCACGTGGCCGAGGTGATGGGCAGGCATTATGGGATGGTGCCAATCCAG CACCTGGATCTCTTAGTTCGTGACTCATCCCACCCCAGCAAGGCGGGGCAGGGGCATGTAGGCGACATGatcaag AAGTCGTCCGGCAAGTACCCCAAGGTTCAGGGGCTGCTTCAAGGAAGGCGAGCCCGCTGCTGCCTCCTGCCAGCTCCCAGGAGGCGGTGGGCGAGCAAAGGCCACGGAAGCTCGGGAG ACACAGATGATGATGCTGGCCACCTCCGCGCCTACGTGGCCGATGTGCTGAGCGCGGCCCCCCTGCATGCCAAGAGCCGCTGCCAGGGCTACTGGAGCGAGGGGCGCCCCGCGGCCCGGGGGGACAGACGCCTGCTCACGGGGCAGCAGCTGGCTCAGGAAATCAAG AACCTCTCGGGCTGGATGGGCAGGACGGGGCCTGGGTGCGCCTCTCCGGATGAGGTATGGGGCTACGGGGAGGACGCGGGTGGGAGACGAGCCGGGCTCCCCGAGATGGAGCGGGGGACCCGGCAGCGCCCAgcgggggaaaggagggaggcagCCGGGTTTTGCCGTGGACAGATGGCTGCCCAGCTGCACGACCTTCGGACGGTGGAAGCTGCCAAGAAGGAGTTTGAGGAGTACTTGCGGCAGCAG GACGTGGCCACCAAGCGCATATTCTCTGCGCTCCGGGTGCTGCCGGACACCATGCGGAACCTCCTGTCGACCCAGAAGGACGCGCTCCTGGCTCGGCACGGGGCGGCCTTGCTATGCGCGGGGAGGGAGCAGACCTTAGAGGCCCTGGAGGCCgagctgcaggccgaggccaagGCCTTCATGGACTCCTACACCGTGCGCTTCTGTGGCCACCTGGCCGCTGTGGGCGGTGCCGTGGGCGCAGGGCTCATGGGCCTGGCGGGGGGCGTGGTGGGTGCCGGCATGGCCGCCGCGGCGCTGGCCGCAGAAGCTGGGATGGTGGCCGCAGGAGCTGCAGTGGGGGCCACGGGGGCAGCCGTGGTCGGGGGAGGCGTGGGTGCCGGGTTGGTGGCCACGGTGGGCTGCATGGAGAGGGAGGAGGACGAGAGAGTGCAGGAGGGGGACCGGGCGCCCCTGCTGCAGGAGGAGTGA
- the RNF112 gene encoding RING finger protein 112 isoform X4, translating into MPRSALSVISFCHRLGKQERKQSFMGNSSNSWSHAPFPKLDLGLGARPVAPREPPACSICLERPREPISLDCGHDFCPRCFSTHRVPGCGPPCCPECRKTCKQKGLRGLGERMKLLPRRPLPTALQEPCAVRAQPLLLVRVNASGGLILRMGAVNRCLKHPLARDTPVCLLAVLGERHSGKTFLLNHLLQGLPGLEPGEGGWPREGCSGQGFRWGANSLTRGLWMWSHPFLLGKEGRKVAVFLVDTGDAMSPELSRETRTRLCALTSMLSSYQILTAFQELKDTDLEYLEMFVHVAEVMGRHYGMVPIQHLDLLVRDSSHPSKAGQGHVGDMIKKSSGKYPKVQGLLQGRRARCCLLPAPRRRWASKGHGSSGDTDDDAGHLRAYVADVLSAAPLHAKSRCQGYWSEGRPAARGDRRLLTGQQLAQEIKNLSGWMGRTGPGCASPDEVWGYGEDAGGRRAGLPEMERGTRQRPAGERREAAGFCRGQMAAQLHDLRTVEAAKKEFEEYLRQQDVATKRIFSALRVLPDTMRNLLSTQKDALLARHGAALLCAGREQTLEALEAELQAEAKAFMDSYTVRFCGHLAAVGGAVGAGLMGLAGGVVGAGMAAAALAAEAGMVAAGAAVGATGAAVVGGGVGAGLVATVGCMEREEDERVQEGDRAPLLQEE; encoded by the exons ATGCCGAGGTCTGCCTTGTCAGTCATTTCCTTTTGTCACCGGCTTGGCAAACAG gagagaaaacagagctTCATGGGCAACAGCAGCAACAGTTG GTCCCACGCACCATTCCCCAAGTTggacctggggctgggggcccgACCTGTGGCGCCCCGGGAGCCGCCCGCCTGCTCCATCTGCCTGGAGAGGCCGCGCGAGCCCATCTCTCTGGACTGCGGCCACGACTTCTGCCCGCGCTGCTTCAGCACCCACCGTGTCCCCGGCTGCGGGCCACCCTGCTGCCCCGAGTGCCGTAAGACCTGCAAGCAGAAGGGCCTCCGGGGCCTGGGGGAGAGGATGAAGCTCCTGCCGCGGAGGCCGCTGCCCACCGCGCTGCAG GAGCCCTGCGCGGTGAGGGCCCAGCCGCTGCTGCTGGTGCGTGTCAACGCCTCCGGGGGCCTCATCCTGAGGATGGGGGCCGTCAACCGCTGCCTGAAGCACCCGCTGGCCAGGGACACCCCCGTCTGCCTCCTTGCCGTCCTGGGAGAGCGGCACTCAGGGAAGACCTTCCTGCTGAACCACCTGCTTCAGGGCCTGCCCGGCCTG GAGCCCGGCGAGGGCGGCTGGCCGAGGGAAGGGTGCTCCGGGCAGGGCTTCCGGTGGGGAGCCAACAGCCTCACCAGGGGCCTCTGGATGTGGAGCCATCCCTTcctgctggggaaggaggggaggaag GTGGCCGTGTTCCTGGTGGACACGGGGGACGCCATGAGCCCTGAACTGAGCAGGGAAACGAGGACCCGGCTCTGCGCCCTCACCTCCATGCTGAGCTCCTACCAG ATCCTCACGGCCTTCCAGGAGCTGAAGGATACAGACCTGGAATATCTGGAG ATGTTTGTCCACGTGGCCGAGGTGATGGGCAGGCATTATGGGATGGTGCCAATCCAG CACCTGGATCTCTTAGTTCGTGACTCATCCCACCCCAGCAAGGCGGGGCAGGGGCATGTAGGCGACATGatcaag AAGTCGTCCGGCAAGTACCCCAAGGTTCAGGGGCTGCTTCAAGGAAGGCGAGCCCGCTGCTGCCTCCTGCCAGCTCCCAGGAGGCGGTGGGCGAGCAAAGGCCACGGAAGCTCGGGAG ACACAGATGATGATGCTGGCCACCTCCGCGCCTACGTGGCCGATGTGCTGAGCGCGGCCCCCCTGCATGCCAAGAGCCGCTGCCAGGGCTACTGGAGCGAGGGGCGCCCCGCGGCCCGGGGGGACAGACGCCTGCTCACGGGGCAGCAGCTGGCTCAGGAAATCAAG AACCTCTCGGGCTGGATGGGCAGGACGGGGCCTGGGTGCGCCTCTCCGGATGAGGTATGGGGCTACGGGGAGGACGCGGGTGGGAGACGAGCCGGGCTCCCCGAGATGGAGCGGGGGACCCGGCAGCGCCCAgcgggggaaaggagggaggcagCCGGGTTTTGCCGTGGACAGATGGCTGCCCAGCTGCACGACCTTCGGACGGTGGAAGCTGCCAAGAAGGAGTTTGAGGAGTACTTGCGGCAGCAG GACGTGGCCACCAAGCGCATATTCTCTGCGCTCCGGGTGCTGCCGGACACCATGCGGAACCTCCTGTCGACCCAGAAGGACGCGCTCCTGGCTCGGCACGGGGCGGCCTTGCTATGCGCGGGGAGGGAGCAGACCTTAGAGGCCCTGGAGGCCgagctgcaggccgaggccaagGCCTTCATGGACTCCTACACCGTGCGCTTCTGTGGCCACCTGGCCGCTGTGGGCGGTGCCGTGGGCGCAGGGCTCATGGGCCTGGCGGGGGGCGTGGTGGGTGCCGGCATGGCCGCCGCGGCGCTGGCCGCAGAAGCTGGGATGGTGGCCGCAGGAGCTGCAGTGGGGGCCACGGGGGCAGCCGTGGTCGGGGGAGGCGTGGGTGCCGGGTTGGTGGCCACGGTGGGCTGCATGGAGAGGGAGGAGGACGAGAGAGTGCAGGAGGGGGACCGGGCGCCCCTGCTGCAGGAGGAGTGA